TTCATGCTAATATGAAAGTTAAAAATTGAGTTTAAAAACCTCTTTGGTCTTAAAAAAGCAATAGGGAGAGAATCGGTTGTATTGGTAGATTCACTACCGATTCAATCGATTCACCACTGATTCATGTATGTTTGCGATTTGGCCTATAGATTCAAATCGCTAAGGAGAGGAATTAACTATAATTGTACGATTCTAACAACACTATTAGTTAATATAGTCAGCTTAATTCTCTAGTTCGCAATAGGATGCAGATGATTTTGGGTGATGTTTGTTGATTATTGGTTTTTAGTTTCTGAATTCTATTAATTTCATGAATTCCTTTATGTTCTGATAAATTATTCTGCAGCAGGCTCTACTGCTTGGTCCACTACTTGTTCTTGCAGAAATTCTTTTATCTAGAAATAGCAATATCAATGATTTCTTTCCCTAGCTcaataatttttgtttttcgATTAATGTGTTATCTTAtgtgaacttttttttttcttgcagtTTTATCATCAGTATCAGGTCTAGAAGTTTATGAAACTAAATTAACAAAGGGTAACTTTTCTTTAAACCAATTTCTCCTAAATTTTGTGATTTATAATGCATATTAATGCTTACATATTGCTTTAGGGCATCATAATTTTTTAACATACTATATTTGTTACTGGTTGTTAGGTGAAGTGCTCTTGCTTGCATGTGTCATTTTGGTGGGCCTGTTTGCTCTTCAACATTGTGGCACTCACAGGGTAGCTTTTATGTTTGCGCCAATTGTAATTATCTGGTTGGTATCGATATTTTCCATTGGGTTGTATAACATTATACACTGGAACCCAAAGATTGTTCGTGCTATTTCTCCCCTTTATATCATCAAGTTCTTTGGTCAGACTGGTAAAGATGGTTGGATTTCTCTTGGAGGAATCCTTCTTTCAATAACTGGTATGTTGGCTCTGaacattattgaaatttttactaAACTTCCATGGTTTTGTGCTATTGATGCATTGGATTGTACAGGCACACTCCATATATTGGCATTTATGGAATTTTACTATGCATACTGATTCATTGTATGTGATTTTGTGGCCATAAATTCATGAATTTGGCTTAGTTAAAACGGTGTTTTTGCTCAACTAGAACTTCTGAGTTCTCCAAACATAATATACCTGATTCAGTTTTATAAGTTGCCAATCTTAGTATTGACCGCTAAGAATTTTCTGGAACTCACCAGGCACTGAAGCTATGTTTGCTGACCTTGGTCATTTCACTGCCTTATCTATCAGGGTAAGTATAAAGCTAGACCTATCCTATTTGCAATGCAAATgctgttttattatttttttttctggtCGAAGTGATTAATTTGAATAATTTTCTTGCCTTTGCAGATTGCGTTTGCATTTGTTATATACCCTTGTTTGGTGGTACAGTATATGGGTCAAGCTGCATTTCTATCTAAAAACCTCAACTCCATTAATAAGAGTTTTTATGACTCAATACCTGGTATGTTTATGACATTAATTAGTATTACTCCCAGAAATCTACTTCCATATTGGCTTGGTTTAATTTTGAGATTTTGGCATCTATCTGTATGTTGCAGAACCTGTATTTTGGCCTGTCTTTGTTATTGCAACCCTTGCAGCTATTGTTGGGAGTCAGGCAGTTATTACTGCCACTTTCTCTATTGTTAAACAATGCCATGCCCTTGGTTGTTTTCCGCGAGTTAAAGTTGTCCACACCTCAAAACACATATATGGACAAATCTACATCCCTGAAATAAATTGGATTCTCATGGTCCTTACTCTTGCCGTAACTCTTGGATTTCAAGACACAACTCTCATTGGAAATGCTTATGGTAATTCATTCCTCtacttgtgtgtgtgtgtttggTGTAATTGTTACACATTCATGTGCATCAGTTTTGCAATTATAGCATGTGTAGCTATAACTCTAGCATGTAGAAGTATAAGATTTTATCTGCAGGTGTTTAATTTAGAACTTCAGTGAAGGATGGCCTTTGCTCTTCTGTGCATTTGCCACCTCTCAACTTTGTAGTCTGGTTATTTAGGCACTGACTGTTTTTGattatttatttgaattcttAGTCTCATTGCAACTGCTTATTCAATGAAAGGGCAGAAGGGAGGACATTTTCATTTTCTTGTTGCGTACTTCTATTATTCTAATGGTTATGTAACTAATATGACTAAGTTTTTTCCTTCCACAGGACTTGCATGTATGACAGttatgtacaccacgacatttctcATGTCACTTGTCATAATCTTCGTTTGGCAGAAAAGTGTCTTACTGGCCGCCTCTTTCCTGATATTTTTCTGGTTCATTGAGGGTGTCTACCTTTCAGCAGCCCTCATGAAAGTGCCCCAGGGAGGGTGGGCTCCTCTCGTGCTCTCAGTCATCTTTATGCTCGTTATGTACATCTGGCATTATGGGACTCGTAGGAAGTACAACTTTGATCTGCACAACAAAGTATCTTTAAAATGGTTAATGGGCTTGGGTCCCAGCCTTGGCATTGTCCGCGTGCCGGGGATAGGCCTTATATACTCAGAATTGGCAACTGGAGTGCCGGCAATTTTCTCCCATTTTGTAACAAACCTTCCTGCATTTCACAAGGTTCTAGTTTTTGTTTGTGTAAAATCAGTCCCTGTTCCATTTGTTTCCCCTGAAGAACGCTTCCTCATTGGCCGAGTATGCCCAAGGCCATATCGCATGTATAGGTGCATTGTTAGGTATGGGTACAAGGATATCCAGAAGGATGATGGAGATTTCGAGAACAATCTTATACAAAGCATAGCGGAATTCATCCAGATGGAAGCAGTAGAACCACAATTCTCTAGTTATGAGAGTCCATCACTTGATGGGAGGATGGCTGTTATGAGCACCAGATCTTTCCAATCAAGCTTGAGTATAATAGTAACTGAGGAGGATATTATTAATATTGATGACTCTATACAAAGCAGTAAATCTCTAACCCTCCAGAGCCTGCGATCTGCCTATGATGATGATAATCCACAGATCAGGAGGCACCAAGTGAGGTTTAAGTTGCCACAAAATCCTTCAATGGATCCTTCAGTTAGAGACGAGCTGATGGATTTAGTACAGGCAAAGGAAGCGGGTGTTGCTTATATAATGGGGCACTCATATGTGAAGGCAAGAAGAACTTCCACATTTTTGAAGAAGCTTGCTATTGATATTGGGTATTCATTTCTTCGGAAGAACTGCAGAGGCCCTGCTGTGGCACTTAACATTCCTCACATCAGCCTTATTGAAGTCGGCATGATCTATTATGTCTAGCTATTTGGAGGAGTTCTTCATTCATTGACCTTAGGCACATCGCATTTTGAGCAGATGGAATACAAAGGTGGCTCATGCCTTGCCTGTGGCAGTGGAACGATTATGAAGTTACAAGGGTCAGGTTGTTTTAGTGCACAAGTTTCAAGAAACGGCTTCCCTTTTGTTTTGTGGCTCTACTTTCCCATATGTAGATAACGTTTCTGTTGTTAACTTCATTTGATGAATTGTTTAGTCTTTTCACATGGTTAGTTATTGAagggaaaataaataaataaagaaaaggttCAGTTCTGAATTGATCGCATCTTCACATTGCCATTTCTTCTGCTTGTGCCTCTGCCCAGTGTCCCTCAAGACCAAAA
This Hevea brasiliensis isolate MT/VB/25A 57/8 unplaced genomic scaffold, ASM3005281v1 Scaf1, whole genome shotgun sequence DNA region includes the following protein-coding sequences:
- the LOC110646877 gene encoding potassium transporter 4 translates to MEPESGLRGPSNPSQLSWVNLSRNLILAYQSFGVVYGDLSTSPLYVYTSTFIGKLQKYQNEEAIFGAFSLIFWTFTLIPLIKYVFILLGADDNGEGGTFALYSLLCRHAKFSLLPNQQAADEELSAYKYGPTAQVTSTSALKRFLEKHKKLRTALLVVVLFGACMVIGDGVLTPAISVLSSVSGLEVYETKLTKGEVLLLACVILVGLFALQHCGTHRVAFMFAPIVIIWLVSIFSIGLYNIIHWNPKIVRAISPLYIIKFFGQTGKDGWISLGGILLSITGTEAMFADLGHFTALSIRIAFAFVIYPCLVVQYMGQAAFLSKNLNSINKSFYDSIPEPVFWPVFVIATLAAIVGSQAVITATFSIVKQCHALGCFPRVKVVHTSKHIYGQIYIPEINWILMVLTLAVTLGFQDTTLIGNAYGLACMTVMYTTTFLMSLVIIFVWQKSVLLAASFLIFFWFIEGVYLSAALMKVPQGGWAPLVLSVIFMLVMYIWHYGTRRKYNFDLHNKVSLKWLMGLGPSLGIVRVPGIGLIYSELATGVPAIFSHFVTNLPAFHKVLVFVCVKSVPVPFVSPEERFLIGRVCPRPYRMYRCIVRYGYKDIQKDDGDFENNLIQSIAEFIQMEAVEPQFSSYESPSLDGRMAVMSTRSFQSSLSIIVTEEDIINIDDSIQSSKSLTLQSLRSAYDDDNPQIRRHQVRFKLPQNPSMDPSVRDELMDLVQAKEAGVAYIMGHSYVKARRTSTFLKKLAIDIGYSFLRKNCRGPAVALNIPHISLIEVGMIYYV